gctcgtccgtGACCTCCTCCGAaaggacgtcgaggttgcCGCCCAGAACGTCTTCGACAAGCCCAACGGTGCCTTCACCGGCGAGATCAGCGTCGCCCAGCTGAAGGATAGCAACATCAACTGGGCCATCCTCGGCCACTCGGAGCGCCGCACCATCCTGCGTGAGTCTGACGAGGTCGTTGCCTCCAAGACCAAGTACGCCACCGagaacggcgtcggcgccatctGGTGCTGCGGCGAGAGCCTCGAGGAGCGTGAGGCCGGCACCACCGTCGAGGTTGTCAGCAAGCAGCTGGCAgccctcaaggccgccatcTCCGACTGGTCCAAGGTCGTCATCGCCTACGAGCCCATCTGGGCTATTGGCACTGGCAAGGTCGCCACCAACTCCCAGGCCCAGGAGGTCCACGCTGCCATCCGTGCCTGGCTCAAGAAGGAGGTCAGCGAGAAGGTTGCCGGTGAGACCCGCATCCTGTACGGCGGCAGTGTCAACGAGAAGAACTGCAAGGACCTTGCCAAGGAGCAGGACATTGACGGCTTCCTGGTTGGCGGTGCCTCCCTGAAGCCTGGCTGTGAGTGTTTCCCGACTTTCCATGATGAACACCCTGCTAACAACAGTCCGCAGTCGTCGACATTGTCAACGCCAAGCAGTAAAAAAAATCTTAGATTACATacttgatgatgatgacctAAAACTAGGCCGGATGGGCCTGGGGCGCACCAAAACAGCCCCGGTGATGATGGCTAGCAGCCCCCAGCTCCTACCTAGGGCGGAAAgaacaacaaaaacaaaaaaacaatTATACCCCCACCGCATGCAATTTGGACATCCTGTGAATTTTGCGATTTTGAATTCGAGAGCTTTTAAGGGGGCActcttcccctccctgccAGGTGTTTGTATGATACAAGCATCCACAGATGCTGCCTCCGTCTATGCACGCCTTACTCTGTTCGTAGTTTTACACGTTCTCCAAATCGATAGCGCTCACGTCCTCTCATGTTTATACAGTCATGCCCTTTCCATGGTAAGGACTCCAGATACCTCTGACACTTGGGTTGATGCTCGCCACCGGCTTGGTCACcctcttgagcttctcgccGCTTGCATCGCGCAACAGCTCCGCCTTCTTGAGGATCTCGAGGGGCTCCATGTTCCGCACGCAGATGGCCTTCTCGCGGCCGTTGATGTAGTGGCCGACGATAATGGGGTGTTTCGAGGGACGAGGGGAGACGGTGAATTCGATCTGGGGGTTGGCGGCAGCGAACTTGGGAAGCTGGGACTTGATGAAGCCGCTGCGGAACGCGTCAGCATGGATTCCACATGTCGATACTAGGGATCTGCATACTTCATTCCCTTGGAGCTGCCGGCCCAGTCGCAGTAGTGGAAGTCCATCTTCCTGCATTGCAGGATGaaggcgccgaggccgttcTGTCAAGATGTCAGCGGAAGCTGCGGGTAGCCCTGGATGAGACGGAAGTCTTACACGGCCGGTAGACACCGTCTTCAATGCCTGGATCGTCATGGTACCCTGCGTAGCATACAGAATCCTGTTGATGGTCTTCGTCGCGAGAAGCTCCTGTTCGAGGACGGACGGGAAATTTCTTAGCGCGAAAATGGCAAATGTTCCGGCCGCTGGCATATCCAGCCTGAggtgcccgccgccgcccagcagccTGGGccaggtacgtacctctACAGCTCGACcggtacctaggtacctacctcTGTGGTGACTGGGCCGGCTGAACCACGGGTGATTGATTGAGCGGACCTTGCCTGCGGCTGCACCACAAACTTTCCCATGCTCTCTCGTGTCAATTTCCGGAGCGACGCGTCGCTCCCTTCCTCAATTCCCTATCACCAAGCTCAACCGGTGCATCGCTAGTCAACAGGCGTCACGCATTCTACCCGAGCCACCGACTGCGACACCCGGGATCTTGAACCAGAGACGCCTCTGCCATGACGGATAAGCTCCCTCCCAACCTGCTGGCGCTTTTCGCGCCGCGCCCTCCTCTTCGATGGGTTGCGCCTCCCGACCATGCGCCCGAGTCTCGACGAACCTTGCCGGTCTCGGGCGTCGCCGAGTTCCTCCCCGCGCTCCAGCATTACAAGGAAACGGATGATTACAAGCCGACGGAGTCCTGGTTGCAGATGCGCGACCGCAAGAAGCTTGAGAAGCAAGCTGCCGTCGAGAGCCTCAAGACAGAGGGGCCAAAGAACTGTCAGTTACCCTTGCTGGCTATCGAATGACTTTTGCTAATACGTTCGCCACTCAGTTAAACCGCACGAAGACCCGAACATCCGTGGCGACGCCTTCAAGACGCTGATCGTTGCGCGACTCTCGTACGAGGCCAACGAGCAGGACCTCGAGAGGGAGTTTGGTCGTTTCGGCCCCATTGAGCGTGTATGCGTTTCCCATCTCCATACCTGCCGACCGACACATTGCTAACACCCTGACAGATTCGCATCATCACTGACACTCATGCACATGAGAAGcccagaaagaagaagaagccccaCCGTGGCTATGCCTTCGTTGTATTTGAACGAGAGAAAGACATGCGAGGTAATACCGCCGAATCTACCCCTTTTGACCAGACTCGGCTTGTCTGCCAGTCCTGCCCCTTTAGGCGCGTGGCCCTCAAGCTTGCCCGCGTCCTGCCTTACACATCGAGATCCGTGGCCCTCAAGCTCGCCCGTCTCAAATCatgtttttcttcttctctttaCTCAACCATGATGCAAAGGTATGATATTGGTAAGGGTTTACTGACACGCGCGCCTTGGCGCACTGGTGAGTAGCTGCTCTAGATGCCTGCGATGGCATTCGAATTAAGGACCGACGTATCAAGGTAGACGTTGAGCGAGGCCGTACCGTCAAGGGCTGGGTCCCCCGCAGATTTGGCGGTGGTCTTGGCGGAAGAGGTTACACCAAGGCACTTCCAGCCAGGCCTATGGGCGGCGGACCTGGTGGCAactttggcggcggtggcggcttCCGAGGAGGTTTCCGTGGCGGCTTCGAGGGAGGACGTGGTGGCCGCGGAGGCTtcagaggaggaggcttcGGTGGCCGTGGAGGTTTCCGTGGTGGCGGCGACTTTGCCCCCCGTGGTGGCGATCGCGGCCCAAACGGATATGGTGCACCCAGAGATGCGCCATCAGGGCCTGGTCGCGGATTCGGAGGCGACCGTGGTGACCGAGGCGACCGCAGCTTTTCCGGCGGTGGGTATGAccgtggtggtggccgcTCATTTGACGACAGAtctggcggcgctggcgaccgcggcgaccgcggcggcggttaCCGTGATGGAGGTCGCTTCGGCGACCGTAGTGATCGGGACCGCGACGGTGGCCGGAGAACTGGAAGCAACATGGAGCCGATCAGACCCAGAGGCGAAGGTGGGTATCGCGGTGACCGAGGCGACAGAGAAGACCGGGatcgcggcggccgcgacAGAGACAGGGACTACGACCGACCTCGCGACGACGATAGCAGGAAACGTGGCTACGAAGGCGGCGGCTACGAGGACCCCAGGAAGTTGCGCCGTTATTGACGAGACACGTATTAGTGTCTTGCGGTGGGTGACCGACCGCTCGCCCGTCTCATCTCTTAgtctcttttctccttccccttctctaTCGAGGGTAAGCAGAAGGTGCCAGGCGCAAAGCTTTCAAGTATCTCCATATTCGGATTAAGACAAGTCGAACTCATGCCATTGGGCAAGTATATGCTATGCGCATACCGACCAGGCGCCCCCGGTCCAATATCACAGCATACAACCCTCTCACAGGACGCCTATCAAATGCCTTGAACGTCTACAGGACCCGCTGGAAGGTAATTTTGTTTATGTGTCTTCCGCACCGGCCGAAACCGaacgacgaagaagatgacgaactgttccaacaacaacaacttTTCAACGGCGATTGGCGGCGACGCAGGTAAGGTCAGAGGTAAGGGACTCCGCGCCTACTGACCTGGAGCTTAGTGAGGAGATACGGATATGGGTCAAGGGACATGTACCACGTTATAATTACTTGTATCAATAGGTGAGGACCTCTCGTCGTTTCTCCGCCGAGACCACGTCGTTAGAGTAGCTTTCTCTTTGCATAATGTCGCGGCGAGCGCACTATtctgccccccccttgaCTCCCAACGTATACAAGAGAAACAAAAAGCGATGCCCGGACTATTTTTGTGCGTAGGTTCTCGTGAGTTGAGGTAGAATGATGGGGATAAATTGCTCCCCCGACGTATGACCCGAAAATAAAAATTGGTCTCTAACAAACCGTCCGGAACGCCGTAAGTTGTTTTTTCTGGAAATTCCCCCCACCCTCGCAATCCATGATGGTATCGGCCTACATGACAGAAAGCAATCATCAAGTCTAGaagcttttttttttcttcgtttCGTTTTGgttgtgtgagtgtgtgtgtgtgagtgtgtctttctcttttcttttggtTGGTCATCCCACGTCCCCCGGCAAAGTTTTCAgtcgctctcgtcctcgacacCGTCCATGGCGTTGGGGTTGACCTCCGTCACCTTTCCTGTGGAGGCGCTCCAGTATCTATGGGATGGCGTCAGCGAcattttctttttttttttttttttttttttgaggTTCGAAAGGGGGATAAGGAATAGGGAtcgggaagagggagggatcgggaagagggagggatcGGGAACTTACCCCAGGACCTTGACCTTGAACTCGCTCAAGCAGATGCCAAACAGCTTCAGCAGCCTCGTCTGCCTGCTGTCAaggacgtcgccctcgcgaCAGACGACGtagtcgtcgccgccgccctcggcgtcgccgaggcaGACGCGGCCCTTGATCATGCGCGTGGGCAtgccgaggcggcgcagcTCGGGCTCGATGCTGTGCTCGAGGGGCACGTCGTGCTCTGCGGGGACCTCACCGCCGGTGGCGTAGACGACGCCCGAGGGGATGGAGAAGCCGCGGGTcgcgacggtgccggcgcgCGCAAAGTCGACAGGGCTGACGCCGTCAAAGTAGGAGAGGATGGCAGCCGGGTCGCGGTTGGTgaagaggaggccgacggtgccggcgaggaagggggTCAGGCggtcgatgccgtcggcgacggccgaggaggggtCCTGGCCGAGGGCCTTGGCCATGAGTTTTGTCTTGCCGAAGAAGAGTCTGCGGTTGCGGGTTTGCGTGTGTTAGCAATTGGGTTGGTCCCGGTTGGATATGTATGTGTGCTTCTGTAGACCATAGGCGAGTGCGCGCCCGCCCATGGCCCGGCATAGAAACAgagacacagagagagagggaacACGGGAAACACGAACCTGCAGTCGTTGAGCTCGTGGCGGACCTCCTTGAGGTAGTTGTTGCGCATGTTGTTgacgccgaagacgaagcaGTGCTGGTACTCTGGGACCGATTCGCGGATGTTGGCGAAGAGCTTGTCCTTCTGCTCGCGCGTCTTCTTGTTCACCTGGGTCAGGTTGACCACTCTGTTGCGCTTCGACTTGGGCATCTTGGCGGCTGCGGAAGTGAGAACCCTTGGGAAGACGTTTGGGAGGTGGCTTCTTTGTGTGTCGAGCAGGTATCTCGAAAAGGGCGGGAATAAAAGGGACTCGGCGACGCTTGGGCGACTTCGGGAATTTCGAGGAGGGGTTAGAGGTTTTGCGAACTCGAGGGGGAACAAGAGTCGGTCTTTCGAGTAAAAGTCGTCGAGAGGTTGCGGCGGGACCACAATGGGAAATATTTCTGGCCGACCGCCTTTGGCACAAAATTTTGGCACGGCCTGGGCGGACGGCGGGCGCGCGCACGcacccacccaccacccgccCACCCACTTGCACTTGCACTTGCACTTGCACCACTGCAGAAGGGAACCGCCGCAACTTTTTTTTGCGAACCCCGCAATGCGCTAGGTGGAACGATATTCCGCAGGGTCCCCCGACAGGGATCGATTGGCCGAGCTCACCGAGACTTGGAAGGGGACTGCCACCACACCACCGGGTAAGTGCCGCCCCACCCACGCCGACCTCATTCCCTTGGGTGAGGTTAATATTGCTATAAACCACCGAGCTTGGAGTGCTGTTAGTTACATTATTATGGCCTCGCGTCCGCCATGCGGGATGGTAGCAGTTCATAAAGTCAATTCCCTTGATGTTCATTACTTCAACGCCCCTGGTCTGGTTCCTAGCCACCGGAACCTATTTCACCATGCTCATGTACATCTAGTCCGGCAAACAATCCTCGCGCCCGTTATGCCGTGTCCGACGTCTGGTCTAGCCCTATTGCAATCACTCCATCCGTCTATGCCAGGTACGTGTAGATGTTGCCTTCGCGCTCGAGGTAATCCTTGTCGATCAAGCTGTCGGAATGTTAGCAATGTTTCCCACATCGAAAAGGGGAAGAGGCAGGGGAAGGTGTATGCATGGACGACTTACTTCTCAATCTCCTTCTTTATCTGCGCGGCGTCAACCGCCCCGCGGTTCTTGGTCAGGTTGATCACTTCGGCCACCAGCTCGCCGTGGCTCATCTCCTTCCTGCTCTTCATAATGCGCACAATGGCCGCCTGCGTCTCGAACCGCCTGTCCTGCGCAATGCGCTCATGTGTCGCCTTGttctcctccttggtctcctTGAGCTGAATCTGGTTGATCTTGACCCGGATCTTGGGATGCGCAAACGCTTTGTTGATCGTGAACGTGTCCGTCGGGTTGAcatccttgcccttgggGTGCTTCGTGAGCACGCGGACCTGGCCGCAAGCGAGCGACTGCAGCGTCCGGCCCAGCTCTTCACCTTGTAGGTTGGTCGAGCGGGCGATCTGCTCGTAGGCGAGGAAGCCCTCAAGACCGACCTCATTGAACAGGACAAGGACGATGGCCTGGTACGCGCTGACGAGAAGCTCCTTCGTACCTTTAGGGAATTTCGCCTTGACTGTGCAGTGCGCCAGAGCTTGCTTCCAATTAAGGAGTCGGCCAGTGTGCTTGTTTTTGTAATATTGATCGAAGCGCTCGATCTGCTTGGCGACATCGTCCGGCAGGTGGACCTTGACGTCGGGGTACGTTGGCCAAGCCGCAGCCGACAGGATCATCACCGAAAGGTCGACGGGGGCTTTGTCAACGCCGGTGCCTTCCGACCACTGCTTGTACGCttccatctcctccttggccacTTCGACGTCCTTGAACATCTGCTCCAAGTTGTGGGTAAAGTTCATGCCGCACTCCTCCCTGAGCTTTCGGAGCATGTTTCGCTCGGCGTCCTGACTGGCACTCCTGCCCATGAGCAGACGACGAGCCAGGTCCTTCTTGTAGAACGCTTCAAATGCGTCCTTGCCTTGGATGAAGCGGAAAAGCTCAAGAGCTTGGTCGAGTTGCCggtcgagctcggcatcTTCGTCTCCAGTGCTAGCCTGCCCACTCTGCTCTGCCGCAGCTCGGTCCTTGTTGTCAGAGAGCATGGCTTTCGGCAGAGCCTTGATGCCACCCCGAAGCAGCATGTCGACGTACTTTGCAATCATCTCTCCAACCTTGGATGTCCCCGAGCTCCATGTCGCCGCGATACTGCGGTCGTTCATGAAGTCGCCGAAAGCGTTTCTGAGGTCGTTTACGAAGTCTGGATCGCCTCCGTACGCATCACGCACGATGAGGCCGAGCGATCTCTTGAGCTCGAGAAGTCTCTGCACCATGTTATCGCCTTGTTCCTTGTCGGCGACAATGATTGCGCCCGTTTTACGGATGTATGCGCCCCAGGGCTCCTTGAGTTTCTTCTGGATGCCAGAGAGGCGCAACAAGTCGTAAAGCGCTTTCATCGACTCGACCTCATGATCGGACAGGAGCTTGGAGAGACTGTCAACGTTCAGGAGCTTGTCGGCATAATTCTTGACCAATATCCCGTGTGCTGCATCGAGCAGCTGCTTTTTTGTTGTAGAGTCGAGGTTGTATTCGTTACAGCGGTAGTCCTCTCTCTTCAGGAGTCTTTCACACGCCAGGATGTAATCCTTGAGGGATGACGCGCTCCGCTCCTCTGCGAAGTCTTCAAAGTAGCGCTCTGACAGTCCAATGAACCGGGGCTCGAAGTACTTGGTGTAGATGTTGAAGACGTGGAGCATCATGATGGAGTCTTTCAGCAATGTGGCCTCGAATCGCTCGTCCCCAAGCCGGTCGTAGGATATCAGGTCGTACAGGCCCCGCAACGCCCTGCCGCCGGGCGACTGGCCGTCTGGGTCATCCCGTGATGGGAATGCCATCCTCTTGAACTGTGAAATGGTCATGTCGTTGATGGAAGGATAACTCTTGTTCTTGAGGAGAAAGGTACGATCCAGGTAGCTGAAGGTAGACCGAATCATCATCTGACCACAGGCGCGTTAGCCTCAGGTCACGCACGGGTGGCGGAAGGGCCGGCTCAACTCACGATCTGACTGTTCCAGACGCGCCAGTGCTGGAGGACACTTTTAAGCATGTCGACGTCCGTGTTTCCGCCATTGGATTGGATCGATCGCATGACATTGCGCGTCAAGTGCTCCTCGCACTTCCGTCGAAGCGTCTCATAGAGCTGTAGCTCGTTGTCCTTGCCGCGCCGGCAGATATCCTCGACAG
The genomic region above belongs to Colletotrichum higginsianum IMI 349063 chromosome 2, whole genome shotgun sequence and contains:
- a CDS encoding Triosephosphate isomerase encodes the protein MARKFFVGGNFKMNGSISSIKEIVQNLNNANLDPNTEVVVSPPAIYLQLVRDLLRKDVEVAAQNVFDKPNGAFTGEISVAQLKDSNINWAILGHSERRTILRESDEVVASKTKYATENGVGAIWCCGESLEEREAGTTVEVVSKQLAALKAAISDWSKVVIAYEPIWAIGTGKVATNSQAQEVHAAIRAWLKKEVSEKVAGETRILYGGSVNEKNCKDLAKEQDIDGFLVGGASLKPGFVDIVNAKQ
- a CDS encoding Mitochondrial ribosomal protein, which produces MPAAGTFAIFALRNFPSVLEQELLATKTINRILYATQGTMTIQALKTVSTGRNGLGAFILQCRKMDFHYCDWAGSSKGMNGFIKSQLPKFAAANPQIEFTVSPRPSKHPIIVGHYINGREKAICVRNMEPLEILKKAELLRDASGEKLKRVTKPVASINPSVRGIWSPYHGKGMTV
- a CDS encoding U1 small nuclear ribonucleoprotein, with protein sequence MTDKLPPNLLALFAPRPPLRWVAPPDHAPESRRTLPVSGVAEFLPALQHYKETDDYKPTESWLQMRDRKKLEKQAAVESLKTEGPKNFKPHEDPNIRGDAFKTLIVARLSYEANEQDLEREFGRFGPIERIRIITDTHAHEKPRKKKKPHRGYAFVVFEREKDMRAALDACDGIRIKDRRIKVDVERGRTVKGWVPRRFGGGLGGRGYTKALPARPMGGGPGGNFGGGGGFRGGFRGGFEGGRGGRGGFRGGGFGGRGGFRGGGDFAPRGGDRGPNGYGAPRDAPSGPGRGFGGDRGDRGDRSFSGGGYDRGGGRSFDDRSGGAGDRGDRGGGYRDGGRFGDRSDRDRDGGRRTGSNMEPIRPRGEGGYRGDRGDREDRDRGGRDRDRDYDRPRDDDSRKRGYEGGGYEDPRKLRRY
- a CDS encoding Ribosomal protein L10 produces the protein MPKSKRNRVVNLTQVNKKTREQKDKLFANIRESVPEYQHCFVFGVNNMRNNYLKEVRHELNDCRLFFGKTKLMAKALGQDPSSAVADGIDRLTPFLAGTVGLLFTNRDPAAILSYFDGVSPVDFARAGTVATRGFSIPSGVVYATGGEVPAEHDVPLEHSIEPELRRLGMPTRMIKGRVCLGDAEGGGDDYVVCREGDVLDSRQTRLLKLFGICLSEFKVKVLGYWSASTGKVTEVNPNAMDGVEDESD
- a CDS encoding Cullin family protein; the protein is MPSNSPPAVEGALPTRATGRTAGGTPAPANDTGSPPRRRPRVDSDVSRPGSVAPHQQQSSRPSPKRFKFGTEDPPSHSTMSTKMKGKLPEVIDLTQSNSYRPYTGAKKLVIKNLRPAARNEQLEQYYQRTEQELVDALQDIFHGKKPRLPLERLYRAVEDICRRGKDNELQLYETLRRKCEEHLTRNVMRSIQSNGGNTDVDMLKSVLQHWRVWNSQIMMIRSTFSYLDRTFLLKNKSYPSINDMTISQFKRMAFPSRDDPDGQSPGGRALRGLYDLISYDRLGDERFEATLLKDSIMMLHVFNIYTKYFEPRFIGLSERYFEDFAEERSASSLKDYILACERLLKREDYRCNEYNLDSTTKKQLLDAAHGILVKNYADKLLNVDSLSKLLSDHEVESMKALYDLLRLSGIQKKLKEPWGAYIRKTGAIIVADKEQGDNMVQRLLELKRSLGLIVRDAYGGDPDFVNDLRNAFGDFMNDRSIAATWSSGTSKVGEMIAKYVDMLLRGGIKALPKAMLSDNKDRAAAEQSGQASTGDEDAELDRQLDQALELFRFIQGKDAFEAFYKKDLARRLLMGRSASQDAERNMLRKLREECGMNFTHNLEQMFKDVEVAKEEMEAYKQWSEGTGVDKAPVDLSVMILSAAAWPTYPDVKVHLPDDVAKQIERFDQYYKNKHTGRLLNWKQALAHCTVKAKFPKGTKELLVSAYQAIVLVLFNEVGLEGFLAYEQIARSTNLQGEELGRTLQSLACGQVRVLTKHPKGKDVNPTDTFTINKAFAHPKIRVKINQIQLKETKEENKATHERIAQDRRFETQAAIVRIMKSRKEMSHGELVAEVINLTKNRGAVDAAQIKKEIENLIDKDYLEREGNIYTYLA